A part of Paludisphaera rhizosphaerae genomic DNA contains:
- a CDS encoding cation diffusion facilitator family transporter: MEDSKRGLYGEAVSATWLGLAVNLVLGGAKLVGGLVGGSLAMVSDAVNSLGDVFTSTAVLAAFHVAQKPADAEHPYGHTRAEAIAGSNVAVLVIVSALLVAWNTIWSFPHEVAATPPWWTLLIAGGNVAVKEALYQYKIRLGRRLGSSALIANAWDHRSDALSALAVLISLALVRILGPRYTFLDGVAALAVVGVILYSATHLLLSSAQELMDAQAEPELVAEIREAAGRLPQVRRVDKLWVRKSGLEHLVDIHVQVPAGLSVAEGHEVGHQVKDRLLEQFPNVRDVLVHLEPFPNTHSHECEEPGRI; the protein is encoded by the coding sequence GTGGAGGACTCGAAGCGAGGGTTGTACGGCGAGGCCGTCTCGGCGACCTGGCTAGGCCTGGCCGTGAATCTGGTTTTGGGAGGGGCCAAGCTCGTCGGAGGACTCGTCGGTGGGTCGCTGGCCATGGTCTCCGACGCGGTCAACTCGTTGGGGGACGTATTCACGTCGACCGCGGTGCTGGCGGCCTTCCACGTCGCCCAGAAGCCGGCCGACGCCGAACATCCCTACGGCCATACCCGGGCGGAGGCCATCGCCGGGTCGAACGTCGCCGTGCTGGTGATCGTCTCCGCTCTGCTCGTGGCCTGGAACACGATCTGGTCGTTCCCCCACGAGGTTGCGGCCACCCCACCCTGGTGGACCCTTTTGATCGCCGGCGGAAACGTGGCTGTGAAGGAAGCGCTGTATCAGTACAAGATCCGGCTGGGTCGGCGGCTGGGGTCGAGCGCCCTGATTGCCAACGCCTGGGACCATCGATCCGACGCGCTATCGGCGCTCGCAGTCCTCATCAGCCTGGCGCTGGTGCGGATCCTCGGTCCGCGATATACGTTTCTGGACGGGGTCGCGGCCCTTGCCGTGGTGGGGGTGATCCTCTACTCGGCGACCCACCTGCTTCTCTCCAGCGCGCAGGAGTTGATGGACGCCCAGGCCGAGCCCGAGTTGGTCGCCGAGATCCGTGAGGCCGCCGGTCGACTTCCCCAGGTGCGTCGGGTGGACAAGCTGTGGGTCCGCAAGTCGGGGTTGGAGCACCTGGTCGACATCCATGTCCAGGTCCCCGCGGGGCTGAGTGTGGCCGAGGGGCACGAGGTCGGCCACCAGGTCAAGGATCGGCTGCTGGAGCAATTCCCCAACGTCCGCGACGTGCTGGTCCACCTGGAGCCCTTCCCCAACACCCACAGTCACGAATGCGAGGAGCCGGGTCGGATTTGA
- a CDS encoding ThuA domain-containing protein produces MTPAPFRRTRLLLGILLVGLTASAQAQEKKPPHVVFITGDEEYRSEESLPMLAKILKDSHGFRVSVCYAIDDKGKIDPNTLTNIAGLEALDDADLVVMYTRFRKLPDDQLDRIKAYAESGRPMMGFRTASHAFKYPNGPHSAEMNEAWERKIFGQKWITHHGHFGDGKEMLTAVSINPAESGHPILRGVSPFETYSWLYHVEGGGDSLSGECTKLLTGKALKSSHAKELSRFPDVQPVAWTKTYTGSSGKPARVFFTTLGHPFDFKAESMRKLALNGVFWALGRESEIPAGGVKAEPVESYEPNNSGVGGYKKDLAPVFLEAGARR; encoded by the coding sequence ATGACGCCGGCCCCGTTCCGTCGAACTCGTCTCCTTCTGGGCATCCTCCTCGTCGGCCTGACCGCCTCGGCTCAGGCGCAGGAGAAGAAGCCGCCGCACGTCGTGTTCATCACAGGGGATGAGGAGTATCGCAGCGAGGAATCGTTGCCGATGCTGGCGAAGATCCTTAAGGACTCGCACGGCTTCCGCGTGTCGGTCTGCTACGCGATCGACGACAAGGGGAAGATCGACCCGAACACGCTGACGAACATCGCCGGCCTTGAGGCGCTCGACGACGCCGACCTCGTCGTGATGTACACGAGGTTTCGCAAGCTGCCCGACGACCAACTCGATCGAATCAAGGCGTACGCGGAGAGCGGCCGGCCGATGATGGGTTTCCGCACAGCCTCGCACGCCTTCAAATACCCCAACGGCCCCCATTCGGCTGAGATGAACGAGGCCTGGGAGCGGAAGATCTTCGGACAGAAGTGGATCACCCACCACGGCCACTTCGGCGACGGCAAGGAGATGCTGACCGCCGTCTCGATCAACCCCGCCGAGTCGGGCCACCCCATCCTGCGCGGGGTTTCGCCGTTCGAGACTTACTCGTGGCTGTACCACGTCGAGGGGGGCGGGGACTCGCTGTCGGGCGAGTGCACCAAGCTGTTGACAGGCAAGGCGCTGAAATCCAGCCACGCCAAGGAGCTGTCGCGCTTCCCAGACGTCCAGCCGGTCGCCTGGACCAAGACCTACACTGGCTCATCGGGCAAGCCGGCCCGCGTTTTCTTCACGACCCTCGGCCATCCGTTCGATTTCAAGGCCGAGTCGATGCGGAAGCTCGCCCTCAACGGCGTCTTCTGGGCGCTCGGGCGCGAGTCCGAGATCCCCGCCGGCGGCGTGAAGGCCGAACCGGTCGAATCCTACGAGCCCAACAACTCGGGCGTCGGCGGATATAAAAAAGACCTCGCGCCGGTATTTCTGGAAGCCGGCGCGAGGCGTTGA
- the ypfJ gene encoding KPN_02809 family neutral zinc metallopeptidase: MRWQGGRESENVEDRRGMSPAVIGGLGTLIVILLAMFFGIDPRPLLQIFGGGGGGGGGGGAAQQRELSPEEKEQGKFVRTLMGMTEDVWDEQFAKMGRRYEHPTLVLFSNQVTTQGCGLASSAVGPFYCPGDMKVYIDLAFYDELKNRFNAPGEFAQAYVLAHEVGHHVQNLLGISEKISRLQQQVSKEDANRLSVMLELQADFFAGVWAHDIQLKRRILEEGDIENGLRAANAIGDDALQRQAQGYVVPDSFTHGSSEQRIRWFTKGLQTGDINQGDTFAAGERGDL; the protein is encoded by the coding sequence ATGCGATGGCAAGGTGGACGTGAGAGCGAGAACGTCGAGGATCGTCGGGGCATGTCACCGGCCGTTATCGGCGGACTCGGTACATTGATCGTGATCCTCCTGGCGATGTTCTTCGGGATCGACCCGCGGCCTCTCCTTCAGATCTTCGGAGGCGGTGGAGGCGGTGGCGGTGGCGGCGGCGCAGCCCAGCAGCGCGAGCTGAGCCCGGAGGAGAAGGAGCAGGGCAAGTTCGTCCGAACCCTGATGGGGATGACCGAGGACGTTTGGGACGAGCAGTTCGCCAAGATGGGACGCCGGTACGAGCATCCAACCCTCGTCCTGTTCTCCAACCAGGTGACGACCCAGGGCTGCGGCCTGGCCAGCTCGGCGGTCGGGCCGTTCTATTGCCCGGGGGACATGAAGGTTTACATCGACCTTGCGTTCTACGACGAGTTGAAGAACCGCTTCAACGCCCCCGGCGAGTTCGCCCAGGCGTACGTGCTCGCCCACGAGGTCGGCCACCACGTCCAAAACCTGCTGGGGATCAGCGAGAAGATCTCGCGGCTGCAACAGCAGGTGAGCAAGGAAGACGCCAACCGATTGTCCGTCATGCTGGAGCTCCAGGCCGACTTCTTCGCCGGCGTCTGGGCCCATGACATCCAGTTGAAGCGGCGCATCCTGGAGGAGGGGGACATCGAGAACGGCCTCCGAGCCGCGAACGCGATCGGCGACGACGCGCTCCAGCGCCAGGCGCAGGGCTACGTTGTCCCTGACTCGTTCACCCACGGCAGCTCCGAGCAGCGGATCCGGTGGTTCACCAAGGGCCTCCAGACCGGCGACATCAACCAGGGCGACACCTTCGCGGCTGGCGAACGCGGCGATCTCTGA